A portion of the Haemophilus influenzae genome contains these proteins:
- the fdhE gene encoding formate dehydrogenase accessory protein FdhE, whose protein sequence is MSIKILSESEIKQVANTYQAPAVLFANPKNLYQRRAKRLRDLAQNHPLSDYLLFAADIVESQLSTLEKNPLPAQQFEPLNAIEPLNAKTFKRDSIWREYLTEILDEIKPKANEQVAATIEFLEKASSTDLEEMANKLLAQEFNLVSSDKAVFIWATLSLYWLQLAQQIPHNSQVENAENLHHCPVCGSLPVASIVQIGTSQGLRYLHCNLCESEWNLVRAQCTNCNSHDKLEMWSLDEELALVRAETCGSCESYLKIMFQEKDPHVEPVADDLASIFLDIEMEEKGFARSGLNPFVFPAEEA, encoded by the coding sequence ATGAGTATCAAAATCTTATCTGAATCAGAAATTAAACAAGTGGCAAATACATATCAAGCCCCAGCGGTTTTATTTGCCAATCCTAAAAATCTTTACCAACGCAGAGCGAAACGTTTAAGAGACTTAGCACAAAATCATCCTCTATCTGATTATTTATTATTTGCCGCAGACATAGTTGAAAGCCAACTTTCCACGTTAGAAAAAAATCCTTTACCAGCACAACAGTTTGAACCGTTAAATGCTATCGAGCCACTAAATGCCAAAACCTTTAAGCGAGACAGTATCTGGCGCGAATACTTAACTGAAATTCTTGATGAAATAAAACCCAAAGCTAACGAACAAGTTGCTGCAACAATTGAATTTCTTGAAAAAGCCTCCTCTACCGACTTAGAAGAAATGGCAAATAAGTTATTAGCACAAGAATTTAATTTAGTTAGCAGTGATAAAGCCGTCTTTATTTGGGCTACACTTTCCCTTTATTGGCTACAGCTCGCCCAGCAAATTCCCCATAATAGCCAAGTTGAGAACGCCGAAAATTTACATCACTGCCCTGTTTGTGGTTCTTTACCTGTGGCAAGTATTGTACAAATTGGTACATCACAAGGGTTACGCTACTTACATTGTAATTTATGTGAAAGTGAATGGAATTTAGTACGCGCACAATGCACCAATTGTAATAGCCACGACAAACTCGAAATGTGGTCGTTAGATGAAGAACTTGCACTTGTTCGTGCTGAAACCTGTGGTAGCTGTGAAAGTTACTTGAAAATTATGTTCCAAGAAAAAGATCCTCATGTAGAGCCTGTAGCCGATGATTTGGCTTCTATTTTCTTAGATATTGAAATGGAAGAA